Proteins encoded by one window of Anaerolineales bacterium:
- a CDS encoding AAA family ATPase yields the protein MYHTEWGMVGHGWAVHQLTQALKAGRLRHAYLITGPAEIGKTTLARRLAAAVNCTAAAGRPCGQCRSCTLIERHAHSDVTTISANEGTLKIDQVREMVQSLSLRPLEGRHRVMILRRFHEASGAAMDALLKTLEEPPPYVLILITADTTDGLLPTIRSRCQPLVLRPVPPPAIREALITHWGVDPDKAALLAQLSAGRLGWAVRASDDADLQARRTAWIADLEKAIQSDRVGRFALAEALAKNKDDLPAILDLWTSYWRDVLLLTANTTTPIVNRDRRHTLDQIARTISLDDAFRLVRAVRRTVGYLGANVNTRLALEVLTLDIPRLRLYDAPPGSP from the coding sequence ATGTACCATACGGAATGGGGTATGGTGGGGCATGGGTGGGCAGTTCACCAACTGACCCAAGCGCTGAAGGCGGGGCGGCTGCGCCACGCTTACCTGATCACCGGACCCGCCGAAATTGGCAAGACAACATTGGCGCGGCGCTTGGCGGCAGCAGTCAACTGCACAGCGGCGGCGGGGCGCCCTTGTGGACAGTGTCGTTCCTGCACCCTCATTGAGCGGCACGCCCATAGTGATGTTACCACCATCAGCGCAAACGAAGGGACGCTGAAGATTGACCAAGTGCGGGAGATGGTGCAAAGCCTTTCCCTGCGCCCGCTGGAGGGGCGCCATCGGGTGATGATCCTGCGCCGCTTTCACGAGGCAAGCGGCGCGGCGATGGATGCCTTGCTCAAAACCCTTGAAGAACCACCCCCTTACGTCTTGATCCTGATCACCGCCGATACGACAGACGGCTTGCTGCCAACCATCCGCTCGCGCTGCCAGCCGTTGGTGCTTCGCCCCGTACCACCCCCCGCCATTCGAGAGGCGTTGATCACCCACTGGGGGGTAGACCCCGACAAGGCGGCGCTCTTGGCGCAGCTTTCCGCCGGGCGCTTGGGATGGGCGGTGCGTGCCAGCGACGATGCCGACCTTCAAGCGCGGCGCACCGCGTGGATTGCCGATTTGGAAAAGGCGATTCAAAGTGATCGCGTGGGGCGTTTTGCCCTTGCCGAGGCGCTGGCAAAAAACAAAGACGATCTCCCCGCTATTTTGGACTTATGGACAAGTTATTGGCGGGATGTCCTGCTCCTGACGGCGAACACGACAACGCCTATCGTCAATCGGGATCGGCGGCACACCCTTGATCAGATTGCCCGCACAATCAGCCTAGACGATGCCTTCCGTCTGGTACGTGCCGTTCGCCGCACGGTGGGCTATCTGGGGGCGAATGTGAACACTCGTCTTGCCCTCGAAGTCTTAACCCTTGATATTCCGCGCCTGCGGCTCTACGATGCGCCGCCCGGTTCGCCTTAA
- the pfkA gene encoding 6-phosphofructokinase, producing MQRVAILTSGGDAPGMNAAIRALTRVSLAQGWEVFGVQEGYRGLVEDNLIPLDARRVGGIIQLGGTMLGSARCLEFKTEDGRKKALANLERHGIHGLFVIGGNGSQTGANTLYEMGFPVNGVASTIDNDLVGSDITIGVDTALNIALESIDRLKVTASSHRRAFLVEVMGRDCGYLALMAGIAGGAEMIVIPEIETTPQQIAETIRAAYKRGKSHALVVVAEGAKHNTDALIDHFKTSGDDLGFEMRALTLGHVQRGGAPFAFDRTLAARLGAMAVEAMANGQYGVLAGSKGGQMITTPLKEIAGKTKGIDPNLLRLADILAQ from the coding sequence ATACAACGTGTGGCGATCCTGACCAGTGGGGGGGACGCCCCCGGCATGAACGCGGCAATCCGCGCCCTAACGCGAGTCTCTCTGGCACAAGGGTGGGAGGTTTTCGGCGTTCAGGAAGGCTATCGTGGTTTGGTCGAAGATAACCTTATCCCTCTTGATGCCCGACGTGTCGGCGGGATTATTCAACTGGGTGGGACAATGCTCGGCAGCGCCCGCTGTTTGGAATTCAAAACAGAAGATGGGCGCAAAAAGGCGCTGGCAAACCTTGAACGGCACGGCATTCACGGCTTATTCGTCATTGGCGGCAACGGCTCGCAAACAGGCGCCAATACCCTTTATGAGATGGGCTTTCCGGTCAACGGCGTCGCCTCCACAATTGATAACGATCTCGTCGGCTCAGACATCACCATCGGCGTGGATACCGCCCTGAACATTGCCCTTGAATCGATTGACCGCTTGAAAGTTACCGCCTCGTCCCATCGGCGGGCATTTCTGGTGGAGGTCATGGGGCGTGACTGCGGCTATTTGGCGCTTATGGCGGGCATTGCTGGCGGCGCGGAGATGATCGTCATTCCCGAAATTGAAACAACCCCCCAACAAATTGCCGAGACGATTCGAGCCGCCTACAAGCGCGGCAAATCTCACGCGCTGGTTGTTGTGGCAGAGGGGGCAAAGCACAACACCGATGCCCTCATTGATCATTTCAAAACCTCTGGCGATGACCTCGGTTTTGAGATGCGGGCGCTCACCCTTGGGCATGTTCAGCGCGGCGGCGCACCCTTTGCCTTTGATCGCACTCTGGCTGCCCGTCTAGGAGCAATGGCGGTGGAAGCAATGGCGAACGGTCAGTACGGCGTCTTAGCCGGATCGAAGGGTGGGCAAATGATCACCACGCCTCTAAAAGAGATTGCCGGAAAAACGAAAGGCATTGACCCTAACTTGCTGCGCTTGGCGGACATTTTGGCGCAATAG
- the dnaN gene encoding DNA polymerase III subunit beta: protein MKVSVLQENLAKGLNITARAVSTRATNPVLLNVLLNAEDGRLHVSGNNLELGITARVGAKVDQEGAITVPSKLISEFINQLPPERVDMEVDTATNTLKIICGTWKTEINGISADEFPAVPATDTENGIEIAAPLFQSMIDQVVFAAAKDDNRPVLMGVLVRFEGNRCVMTSADGYRMAMRTTQLEQSVSSPISVIVPARTLAELSRIIGGATGSMYISVAGSRNQVMFYVDNTDVVSQLVDGKFPDVEALIPKSSATKTTMQTSDFLRICRFTEIFARETNNTSRLRVETGGSGAGQVFMRSEAQEQGSSEGQIEALVSGGGVEIAFNVRYLIDVLAVMDNDQLVLETNTAANPGVIKPEGRSDFVYVVMPMSVR, encoded by the coding sequence ATGAAAGTATCCGTCCTCCAAGAAAATCTGGCAAAGGGGCTGAACATCACCGCTCGCGCTGTGTCAACCCGTGCGACAAACCCCGTTTTGCTTAATGTGCTGCTGAACGCCGAAGATGGGCGACTCCATGTATCGGGGAACAACCTCGAACTAGGGATTACTGCCCGCGTGGGGGCAAAGGTCGATCAAGAAGGGGCGATCACCGTCCCCTCGAAACTGATCAGTGAGTTCATCAATCAGCTTCCCCCCGAACGGGTCGATATGGAGGTGGACACCGCCACAAACACGTTGAAGATCATCTGTGGGACGTGGAAAACAGAGATCAACGGGATAAGCGCCGATGAATTTCCCGCCGTCCCCGCCACCGACACCGAAAATGGAATCGAGATCGCCGCGCCGCTGTTCCAATCAATGATCGATCAGGTTGTTTTTGCCGCAGCGAAGGATGATAACCGTCCGGTGCTGATGGGTGTCCTCGTGCGCTTTGAGGGCAACCGCTGCGTGATGACCTCCGCCGATGGCTACCGGATGGCGATGCGCACGACACAGCTTGAACAAAGCGTGAGCAGCCCGATTTCAGTGATCGTGCCAGCGCGGACGCTGGCTGAACTGAGCCGCATCATTGGGGGAGCGACGGGGAGCATGTATATTTCCGTCGCCGGATCGCGCAATCAGGTCATGTTTTATGTTGATAATACGGATGTCGTCTCGCAACTGGTGGATGGCAAGTTCCCCGATGTGGAGGCGCTGATTCCCAAATCAAGCGCGACAAAAACGACCATGCAAACCTCAGACTTTTTGCGCATCTGCCGCTTTACGGAGATATTCGCCCGTGAGACGAACAATACCTCGCGCCTGCGGGTAGAAACCGGGGGCAGTGGCGCTGGTCAGGTGTTCATGCGTTCTGAGGCACAGGAACAAGGCAGCAGCGAAGGGCAGATTGAAGCATTGGTCAGTGGGGGAGGGGTGGAGATCGCCTTCAACGTGCGCTATCTGATTGATGTCCTCGCCGTGATGGATAACGATCAACTTGTTCTGGAGACGAACACAGCAGCAAACCCGGGCGTGATCAAGCCCGAGGGACGTTCCGATTTTGTCTATGTGGTGATGCCCATGAGCGTGCGGTAG
- a CDS encoding glycosyltransferase family 39 protein: MIISPRRAIWTAAALLFLYWLTRTYALTVFPLFLDEASHLTRAQGVWRGSPFYLLETGKALAPYLAALFYPFSGAVFIGRYAVILLGVLGLAAGYGVGRALHSRGAGILLMALWIGAPHLFFFERMTLVDTTIGAMAMVALWWAIRALRSGRPFAAVLCGAALALTVFAKLTGLVFLLLPILAALFITEKPFRLRLRQAGIALLVAGVILAPAALYILSQKADPTGQSTALTSLDPASLPQRAGGNIAAIANAFRIYYGDLFLIIAALTVIGFVLTAPRRALLLIGGFLLPLAAISLTANSLWLRYTTPAAPFLLLIVVIGAAVQIDAVARANRAAEKPFALATLWAAPLMWIAFWGLPFMITAYGDPAALRLPEGDRAEYITWIPGGFGIAEASAWFSHTQTPITVIGTAVNCHAARLMTASTAPVTFYCPPLDWGGRVYAPIVALISERLAAGEDVYLLTEDKKPPTLPNAAIPAEREEMITFQRPGGRNTVRIYRLRER, encoded by the coding sequence TTGATTATCTCTCCCCGGCGTGCCATCTGGACTGCCGCCGCGCTGCTCTTTCTTTATTGGCTGACACGCACCTATGCCCTAACCGTCTTTCCTCTCTTTCTGGATGAAGCCTCGCACCTCACCCGCGCTCAGGGGGTCTGGAGGGGCAGCCCCTTTTACCTCTTGGAGACGGGCAAGGCGCTTGCCCCTTACCTTGCCGCGCTCTTTTACCCCTTCAGCGGGGCGGTTTTTATCGGGCGCTATGCGGTGATCCTCCTCGGTGTGCTTGGCTTGGCGGCGGGTTATGGCGTTGGGCGGGCGCTCCATTCGCGGGGGGCGGGGATCCTGCTCATGGCGCTTTGGATTGGCGCACCACATCTCTTTTTCTTCGAGCGTATGACGCTTGTCGATACGACAATTGGTGCAATGGCAATGGTCGCTCTTTGGTGGGCGATTCGGGCGCTGCGTTCGGGGCGCCCCTTTGCTGCCGTCCTCTGCGGGGCTGCCCTCGCCCTGACTGTCTTTGCCAAACTGACCGGACTGGTCTTTCTGCTGCTGCCTATTCTGGCTGCCCTGTTCATCACCGAAAAACCGTTCCGTCTTCGCCTTCGCCAAGCGGGAATCGCCCTCCTCGTCGCGGGGGTGATCCTTGCTCCTGCCGCCCTGTATATTCTCTCCCAAAAGGCAGACCCCACCGGACAAAGCACCGCCCTCACCTCCCTTGATCCGGCATCTCTCCCCCAACGGGCGGGGGGCAATATCGCCGCCATCGCCAACGCCTTCCGCATCTACTATGGCGACCTCTTCCTGATCATCGCCGCCCTGACGGTGATCGGCTTTGTCCTCACCGCGCCGCGCCGCGCCCTCCTGCTGATCGGCGGGTTTCTGCTGCCCCTTGCGGCGATCTCGCTCACGGCGAATTCCCTTTGGCTGCGCTACACAACCCCCGCCGCGCCGTTTTTGCTTTTGATCGTCGTCATTGGTGCCGCCGTGCAGATCGACGCCGTAGCGCGGGCGAACAGGGCGGCGGAAAAACCCTTTGCCCTTGCCACCTTGTGGGCTGCTCCGCTCATGTGGATTGCTTTCTGGGGGCTGCCCTTCATGATAACCGCCTACGGCGACCCCGCCGCCTTACGGCTGCCCGAAGGGGATCGCGCTGAGTACATCACATGGATTCCCGGGGGGTTTGGGATTGCCGAGGCGTCGGCGTGGTTCAGCCACACACAGACGCCGATCACCGTCATTGGGACGGCGGTGAACTGCCACGCCGCACGCTTGATGACGGCTTCCACCGCCCCCGTAACCTTCTATTGCCCCCCCCTCGATTGGGGCGGGCGGGTCTATGCCCCCATCGTCGCCCTGATCAGCGAGCGGTTGGCGGCGGGTGAGGATGTTTACCTTCTGACCGAAGATAAGAAGCCCCCCACCTTGCCCAATGCGGCAATTCCCGCCGAGCGCGAGGAAATGATCACCTTCCAGCGCCCGGGCGGGCGGAACACGGTGCGCATCTATCGACTGAGAGAGCGTTAA
- a CDS encoding glycosyltransferase family protein, producing MTSTRLPGKVLAEVAGRPLIAHQIRRLQACRAVDDIVIATTTNATDDPLLELARQEGVGWFRGDEQDVLGRYVGAARQANAEVVLRLTSDCPLIDPEVTDHVIAALTDPVEGCDYASNVIERSYPRGLDVEAFWYDTLSRMDRLGRSPAAREHVTVFLRSERPDLFLRRDVVDAQDNSDLRWTVDTPADLTLIKRLYEELGLAERIAPYREILAYVRATPHLMAINAEVTTWTPPTP from the coding sequence ATGACTTCTACACGGTTGCCGGGAAAAGTCCTGGCGGAGGTTGCCGGACGCCCGCTGATCGCCCATCAGATTCGGCGTTTGCAGGCGTGCCGCGCTGTGGACGACATCGTGATCGCTACGACGACGAACGCCACCGATGATCCCCTCCTTGAGCTTGCCCGACAGGAAGGGGTGGGGTGGTTTCGCGGCGATGAGCAGGACGTTTTAGGGCGTTATGTTGGGGCTGCCCGCCAAGCAAACGCCGAGGTCGTCCTTCGCCTGACGTCCGATTGTCCGCTCATTGACCCCGAAGTGACCGATCACGTCATTGCCGCGCTAACCGATCCGGTGGAGGGTTGCGATTACGCCAGCAATGTGATTGAGCGCAGCTACCCACGCGGGCTGGATGTAGAGGCGTTCTGGTACGATACCCTCTCTCGGATGGATCGTTTGGGGCGTTCCCCCGCCGCCCGTGAGCATGTCACCGTGTTTCTGCGTTCGGAACGCCCCGATTTGTTCCTGCGGCGGGATGTGGTGGACGCCCAAGATAACAGCGACCTGCGTTGGACGGTGGACACCCCCGCCGATTTGACGCTGATCAAACGGCTGTATGAGGAACTTGGCTTGGCGGAGCGCATTGCCCCCTACAGGGAGATTCTCGCTTACGTCCGCGCTACCCCCCATCTTATGGCGATCAACGCCGAAGTGACAACATGGACGCCGCCAACGCCTTGA
- a CDS encoding methyltransferase domain-containing protein, translating into MNEKSTTQAETTRLEALWQGDFGDAYVDRNIAAGEPRAPFWAMIAQKYPARRVLEVGCNLGGNLRWVAQHTPAHEVYGIDVNLKALAHLRENVPGVNGIYSPARELPFRDRWFDLTFTMGVLIHQPDSTLPLVMAEIVRCSRRYVVCGEYYAEQPTEVPYRGQSGALIKRDFGRLYAELFPELRLLEKGFLGRDQGWDDVTYWVFEKQG; encoded by the coding sequence ATGAATGAGAAATCGACCACCCAAGCGGAAACAACACGCTTAGAAGCTCTCTGGCAGGGGGATTTCGGGGACGCTTATGTAGATCGGAACATCGCGGCGGGCGAGCCGCGTGCGCCCTTCTGGGCAATGATCGCCCAAAAGTACCCGGCAAGGCGCGTGCTGGAGGTCGGCTGCAACCTCGGCGGCAACCTCCGTTGGGTGGCGCAGCACACGCCCGCCCACGAAGTCTATGGCATTGATGTCAACCTGAAGGCACTCGCCCACTTGCGCGAGAACGTACCCGGAGTAAACGGGATTTACAGCCCCGCCCGCGAACTCCCCTTTCGGGATCGCTGGTTTGACCTGACCTTTACAATGGGCGTTCTAATCCACCAACCGGATAGCACGCTGCCCCTTGTGATGGCAGAGATCGTCCGCTGCTCGCGGCGTTATGTCGTGTGCGGCGAGTATTACGCCGAACAGCCAACAGAAGTTCCCTATCGGGGGCAAAGCGGGGCGCTGATCAAGCGTGATTTTGGGCGGCTCTATGCCGAACTATTTCCCGAACTGCGCCTCTTGGAAAAAGGTTTTTTGGGGCGCGATCAGGGCTGGGACGATGTGACGTACTGGGTTTTTGAGAAACAGGGGTAA
- the hisF gene encoding imidazole glycerol phosphate synthase subunit HisF, producing the protein MLKIRVMPTLLFKDVGLVKGVGFDSWRRVGSAMQAIKVYNMREVDELVFVDITATREGRPPDYSTVDELADECFMPLTVGGGVRTIDQVGRLLHVGADKVAVNTAALETPDLIREIAERYGSQCAVVSLDVKRHPDGRCEVYTHSGTRPTGRDPVAVAQQMVSLGAGEILLTSIDRDGTMTGYDVALTRAVSDAVSIPVIASGGAGSYEHMAAVLREGGASAVAAASIFHFTQQTPLEAKRYLNGQGFRVRL; encoded by the coding sequence ATGCTCAAAATTCGGGTGATGCCCACGCTCTTGTTCAAAGATGTTGGCTTGGTGAAGGGCGTCGGCTTTGACTCGTGGCGGCGGGTGGGCAGCGCGATGCAGGCGATCAAGGTTTATAATATGCGAGAGGTGGATGAGCTTGTCTTTGTAGACATCACCGCCACCCGCGAGGGGCGTCCGCCAGACTACAGCACGGTGGATGAGCTTGCCGATGAATGTTTCATGCCGCTGACCGTAGGCGGCGGGGTGCGGACGATTGACCAAGTGGGGCGGCTGCTGCACGTTGGTGCGGATAAGGTGGCGGTGAACACCGCCGCCCTTGAAACGCCGGACCTGATCCGCGAGATTGCCGAACGGTACGGCTCGCAGTGTGCCGTTGTCTCGCTCGATGTGAAGCGCCACCCAGACGGGCGCTGCGAAGTCTACACCCATTCGGGGACGCGCCCCACCGGACGCGATCCGGTAGCGGTGGCGCAGCAGATGGTGAGCCTTGGCGCGGGCGAAATTCTGCTCACCTCAATAGACCGCGACGGGACGATGACCGGTTACGATGTGGCGCTCACCCGTGCGGTGAGCGATGCCGTCTCCATCCCGGTGATTGCCTCTGGCGGGGCGGGCAGCTATGAACATATGGCGGCTGTCTTGCGCGAGGGTGGGGCGTCGGCAGTGGCGGCGGCAAGCATCTTTCACTTCACCCAACAAACCCCATTAGAGGCAAAACGCTACCTCAACGGGCAGGGTTTCCGTGTCCGGTTGTAA
- the hisH gene encoding imidazole glycerol phosphate synthase subunit HisH encodes MATAAIIDYGLCNLDSVARAIEDCGGKAIITDQAADIERATHIILPGVGAFRDAMRNLKAGGLDEVLGEQVVGKQIPFLGICLGLQLLAAIGTEGGESSGLGWIAGRVERFTPTPTERRIPHIGWNEVHFERETPLFRGIASGRDFYFVHSYHIRPDNAAEIVAHTPYCGQFVSAIQRDWIHAVQFHPEKSQKVGFQVLRNFLTL; translated from the coding sequence ATGGCAACCGCGGCGATCATTGATTATGGACTGTGCAATCTTGACTCGGTGGCACGGGCGATTGAAGACTGCGGCGGAAAGGCGATCATCACCGATCAGGCAGCCGACATTGAACGGGCGACCCATATCATCCTGCCCGGCGTTGGCGCCTTTCGGGATGCCATGCGCAACCTGAAAGCGGGCGGCTTGGACGAAGTGTTGGGCGAACAGGTCGTCGGCAAGCAAATTCCTTTTTTGGGGATTTGTCTCGGCTTGCAACTTCTTGCCGCCATTGGCACAGAGGGCGGCGAATCAAGCGGGTTGGGATGGATTGCCGGACGGGTGGAGCGCTTCACCCCAACGCCGACGGAGCGGCGCATCCCGCACATCGGCTGGAATGAAGTCCATTTCGAGCGCGAAACGCCGCTTTTTCGGGGGATTGCCTCCGGGCGCGATTTTTACTTTGTCCACAGCTACCACATCCGCCCCGATAACGCGGCGGAGATCGTCGCTCACACGCCTTACTGTGGGCAGTTCGTCTCGGCAATCCAGCGTGATTGGATTCACGCCGTCCAATTTCACCCTGAAAAAAGCCAGAAGGTTGGCTTCCAGGTCTTACGGAATTTCTTAACGCTGTAA
- a CDS encoding N-acetyl sugar amidotransferase, producing the protein MAALRYCKRCVMPDTKPDLHLDEDGICNACRSYERRKVVDWNQRKHELLTVLDRYRSKDGSNYDCIIPVSGGKDSHFQTIRMLELGMNPLCVTATTDQLSEIGRHNIENIKRLGVDYIEVSLNPVVRRKINRLALTQVGDISWTEHVSIFTVPVRVATQVNVPLLVWGENSQNEYGGPAAAAEDSVLTRRWLEEFGGLLGLRVSDLIGQEGITERDLIQYTYPSDEALQRTGVTGLFLGYYLPWDGYGNALIAQAHGFRTLDRPVEGSLVNYENLDNIQTGIHDYFKFLKYGFGRATDLACLHIRRGRLSREDGIRLVRMHDGKFPSTYLGYPLEIVLKAIGMTYDEFVRVCDRFTNKKLFLCDSRGNLIKDTDGNLTKVIYDNEA; encoded by the coding sequence ATGGCAGCCCTTCGTTACTGCAAACGCTGTGTCATGCCCGATACAAAGCCCGACCTGCACCTTGATGAGGATGGGATTTGTAATGCCTGCCGAAGCTACGAACGCCGCAAGGTCGTGGATTGGAATCAACGCAAACACGAATTGCTCACCGTGCTGGATCGCTACCGCTCGAAGGATGGCTCGAATTACGACTGCATCATCCCCGTCAGCGGCGGCAAAGATAGCCATTTTCAGACCATCCGTATGTTGGAATTGGGGATGAACCCCCTCTGTGTCACTGCCACCACCGATCAGCTTTCGGAGATTGGGCGGCACAACATCGAAAATATCAAACGCCTCGGCGTCGATTATATCGAGGTTTCGCTGAACCCCGTCGTCCGGCGCAAAATCAACCGCTTGGCGCTCACCCAAGTGGGCGATATTTCGTGGACGGAACACGTCTCCATCTTCACCGTTCCGGTGCGGGTTGCCACTCAGGTGAATGTCCCCTTGCTCGTCTGGGGCGAGAACTCCCAGAACGAGTATGGCGGACCCGCTGCCGCCGCTGAAGATAGCGTCCTCACCCGCCGCTGGCTAGAGGAATTTGGCGGTTTGCTTGGCTTGCGTGTCTCCGACCTGATCGGGCAAGAGGGCATTACCGAACGCGATCTGATCCAATACACCTACCCCTCGGACGAGGCGCTTCAGCGCACCGGCGTCACCGGCTTGTTCCTCGGTTACTACCTCCCCTGGGATGGCTACGGGAACGCCCTCATCGCCCAAGCGCACGGCTTCCGCACGCTGGATCGTCCCGTTGAGGGGTCGCTCGTCAATTACGAGAATCTCGATAACATCCAAACGGGCATTCACGACTACTTCAAATTCCTCAAATATGGCTTTGGGCGGGCAACCGACCTCGCCTGTTTGCACATTCGGCGCGGGCGGCTCTCCCGCGAGGATGGTATCCGCTTGGTGCGGATGCACGATGGCAAATTCCCCAGTACCTATTTAGGCTATCCCCTAGAGATCGTCCTCAAGGCAATTGGGATGACCTATGATGAATTCGTCCGCGTCTGTGATCGATTCACGAATAAAAAGCTGTTCCTGTGCGATTCACGTGGGAATCTGATCAAGGATACCGACGGCAACCTGACCAAAGTGATCTACGATAACGAGGCTTAG
- the pseC gene encoding UDP-4-amino-4,6-dideoxy-N-acetyl-beta-L-altrosamine transaminase, translated as MPNPLALRGGTPVRQSVLPYGRQDIDDADIAAVVEVLRSDWLTTGPKVGEFEVAFAAAVGAKEAVAVSNGTAALHAAMFALGIGAGDEVIVPPMTFAASANCVLYQGGTPVFADVLPDSLLIDPDQVAAKITPRTKAIIAVDYAGQPCHYAELRALANQHRLPLVADACHAIGGSYHKKPVGTLADLSTFSLHPVKHITTGEGGVITTDDPEFARQMRIFRNHGITTDHRQRALTGGFFYEMVELGYNYRITDFQCALGISQLRKLAASVARRQELAALYDEAFSELPYIQPLHTYSDRTHGYHLYVVRVDTAQLGVSRADVFAALRAENIGVNVHYVPVHLHPYYQNHLGTGVGLCPVAEAAYEQILSLPMFPQMTADDTADVVAAFAKLPALMDA; from the coding sequence ATGCCTAACCCCCTCGCCCTTCGCGGCGGCACACCCGTCCGCCAGTCCGTTTTGCCCTATGGACGCCAAGATATAGATGATGCCGATATTGCCGCCGTTGTCGAGGTCTTGCGCTCCGATTGGCTGACGACGGGACCGAAAGTGGGCGAATTTGAAGTCGCTTTTGCCGCCGCTGTGGGGGCAAAGGAAGCCGTCGCGGTCAGCAATGGGACGGCGGCGCTCCATGCCGCCATGTTCGCCCTCGGCATTGGCGCGGGCGATGAGGTAATTGTCCCCCCCATGACCTTTGCCGCCAGCGCCAATTGCGTCCTCTATCAAGGGGGGACGCCCGTCTTTGCCGATGTCCTCCCCGACAGCCTTCTGATCGACCCCGATCAGGTTGCCGCCAAGATCACCCCCCGCACAAAGGCGATCATCGCCGTTGATTATGCCGGACAGCCCTGCCATTACGCCGAGTTACGCGCCCTTGCCAACCAACACCGGCTGCCTCTGGTGGCGGATGCCTGCCATGCTATTGGCGGCAGCTATCATAAAAAACCCGTTGGGACACTGGCTGATCTCAGCACCTTCAGCCTGCACCCCGTGAAGCACATCACGACGGGCGAGGGTGGGGTGATCACCACCGATGATCCCGAATTCGCCCGCCAAATGCGCATCTTCCGCAATCACGGCATCACCACCGACCATCGTCAACGCGCCCTCACTGGCGGCTTTTTCTACGAGATGGTTGAACTCGGCTACAACTACCGCATCACCGATTTTCAGTGTGCCTTAGGGATCAGCCAACTGCGCAAGTTGGCGGCATCCGTCGCCCGCCGTCAGGAACTTGCCGCCCTATATGATGAGGCGTTCAGCGAACTGCCCTATATCCAACCCCTTCACACCTATTCAGATCGAACGCATGGTTATCACCTTTACGTTGTGCGCGTCGATACCGCCCAGCTTGGCGTCAGCCGTGCCGATGTATTCGCCGCGCTGCGTGCCGAAAACATCGGGGTGAATGTCCATTATGTTCCCGTCCATTTGCATCCCTACTACCAGAATCATCTCGGCACAGGGGTGGGGCTTTGTCCGGTTGCCGAAGCCGCCTATGAGCAGATTCTCTCGCTGCCGATGTTCCCCCAAATGACGGCGGATGACACGGCGGATGTCGTCGCTGCCTTCGCCAAATTGCCCGCTCTCATGGATGCTTAG